The following coding sequences lie in one Cucurbita pepo subsp. pepo cultivar mu-cu-16 chromosome LG13, ASM280686v2, whole genome shotgun sequence genomic window:
- the LOC111808559 gene encoding bifunctional riboflavin biosynthesis protein RIBA 1, chloroplastic-like isoform X2 has protein sequence MAFGSVSFPSTAPISHVQFQDLQSFGGINHVKPYSSTGLVSELASNCKASKLFLGTRGSFQTRATVISGEGGILSSSNGNAVVANNINSFPIDEDEYDFDRPTEGFASVADAVEDICQGKMVLVVDDEDRENEGDLIMAAQAATPEAMAFIVKHGTGIVCVAMKGDDLERLQIPLMVNEKENEEKLCTAFTVTVDAREGTTTGVSATDRAATVLALASRDSKPYDFKRPGHIFPLKYREGGVLKRAGHTEASVDLAMLAGLEPVGILCEVVDEDGSMARLPKLREFAKQENLKIISIADLVRFRRKRDRLVERAGDAARMPTTWGPFQAYCYRSILDGIEHIAMVKGDIGDGQDILVRVHSECLTGDIFGSARCDCGNQLALAMQLIEAEGRGVLVYLRGHEGRGIGLGHKLRAYNLQDAGRDTVEANEELGLPVDSREYGIGAQILRDLGVRTMKLMTNNPTKYKGLKGYGLEVSGRVPLITPITKDNKRYLETKRAKMGHVYNMDVGGRFRNLIDGHEISNGSSASSDAVA, from the exons ATGGCTTTTGGAAGCGTCTCGTTCCCATCTACAGCTCCCATTTCTCATGTTCA ATTTCAAGACTTGCAGTCCTTTGGTGGAATAAACCACGTTAAACCATACTCGTCAACTGGCCTTGTTTCTGAGTTAGCCTCAAACTGCAAAGCTAGTAAACTGTTTTTGGGCACCAGGGGTTCATTCCAAACAAGAGCCACAGTGATATCTGGAGAAGGAGGAATTTTGTCTTCTTCCAATGGCAATGCTGTAGTGGCGAACAATATCAATAGTTTTCCcattgatgaagatgaatatGATTTTGATCGTCCAACAGAAGGTTTTGCTTCTGTAGCCGATGCCGTTGAAGATATTTGCCAGGGGAAG ATGGTGCTTGTCGTTGATGATGAGGATAGAGAAAACGAGGGAGATTTGATAATGGCAGCACAAGCTGCAACTCCTGAGGCCATGGCTTTCATTGTAAAGCATGGAACAGGAATTGTTTGTGTGGCCATGAAAGGTGACGATCTGGAGAGGTTACAGATTCCACTTATGGTGAACGAAAAGGAGAACGAGGAGAAACTTTGTACCGCTTTTACTGTGACAGTG GATGCAAGAGAAGGTACAACCACGGGAGTCTCAGCTACTGATAGGGCAGCAACAGTATTGGCACTTGCATCAAGAGATTCAAAACCTTATGATTTTAAGCGGCCAGGCCATATATTTCCCCTCAAGTACAGGGAAGGTGGTGTTTTGAAGAGAGCTGGGCATACTGAAGCATCTGTCGATCTTGCAATGCTTGCTGGATTAGAACCGGTTGGTATCCTTTGTGAGGTAGTTGATGAAGACGGTTCCATGGCTAGGTTACCAAAACTTCGTGAGTTCGCCAAACaggaaaacttgaaaatcaTCTCCATTGCTGATTTAGTCAG ATTTAGGAGGAAGAGGGATAGATTAGTTGAACGTGCTGGGGATGCTGCTCGCATGCCGACTACATGGGGTCCATTTCAGGCATATTGCTACAGATCTATTTTGGATGGAATTGAGCATATTGCAATGGTTAAG GGTGATATTGGTGATGGACAAGATATCCTAGTGAGGGTACACTCGGAATGCCTCACTGGAGATATTTTTGGATCAGCTAGATGCGACTGTGGGAACCAGCTTGCTCTAGCGATGCAACTGATCGAGGCAGAAGGCAGGGGTGTCTTGGTTTACCTTCGTGGACATGAAGGACGGGGCATAGGTTTGGGCCACAAACTTCGTGCATATAACTTGCAAGACGCTGGGCGAGATACTGTCGAAGCCAACGAGGAACTAGGATTGCCCGTGGATTCTCGTGAATATGGCATAGGTGCACAG ATTCTAAGGGATCTTGGGGTGAGAACAATGAAACTAATGACAAACAACCCAACAAAGTACAAAGGCCTAAAGGGTTATGGCTTAGAAGTCTCAGGTAGAGTTCCCCTGATAACCCCAATTACAAAGGACAACAAGAGATACCTAGAGACGAAGCGTGCCAAAATGGGGCACGTCTACAACATGGATGTTGGTGGACGATTTAGAAATCTGATCGATGGGCATGAAATATCCAACGGTAGTTCAGCATCAAGTGATGCTGTGGCTTGA
- the LOC111808559 gene encoding bifunctional riboflavin biosynthesis protein RIBA 1, chloroplastic-like isoform X1 — protein sequence MAFGSVSFPSTAPISHVQRFQDLQSFGGINHVKPYSSTGLVSELASNCKASKLFLGTRGSFQTRATVISGEGGILSSSNGNAVVANNINSFPIDEDEYDFDRPTEGFASVADAVEDICQGKMVLVVDDEDRENEGDLIMAAQAATPEAMAFIVKHGTGIVCVAMKGDDLERLQIPLMVNEKENEEKLCTAFTVTVDAREGTTTGVSATDRAATVLALASRDSKPYDFKRPGHIFPLKYREGGVLKRAGHTEASVDLAMLAGLEPVGILCEVVDEDGSMARLPKLREFAKQENLKIISIADLVRFRRKRDRLVERAGDAARMPTTWGPFQAYCYRSILDGIEHIAMVKGDIGDGQDILVRVHSECLTGDIFGSARCDCGNQLALAMQLIEAEGRGVLVYLRGHEGRGIGLGHKLRAYNLQDAGRDTVEANEELGLPVDSREYGIGAQILRDLGVRTMKLMTNNPTKYKGLKGYGLEVSGRVPLITPITKDNKRYLETKRAKMGHVYNMDVGGRFRNLIDGHEISNGSSASSDAVA from the exons ATGGCTTTTGGAAGCGTCTCGTTCCCATCTACAGCTCCCATTTCTCATGTTCA AAGATTTCAAGACTTGCAGTCCTTTGGTGGAATAAACCACGTTAAACCATACTCGTCAACTGGCCTTGTTTCTGAGTTAGCCTCAAACTGCAAAGCTAGTAAACTGTTTTTGGGCACCAGGGGTTCATTCCAAACAAGAGCCACAGTGATATCTGGAGAAGGAGGAATTTTGTCTTCTTCCAATGGCAATGCTGTAGTGGCGAACAATATCAATAGTTTTCCcattgatgaagatgaatatGATTTTGATCGTCCAACAGAAGGTTTTGCTTCTGTAGCCGATGCCGTTGAAGATATTTGCCAGGGGAAG ATGGTGCTTGTCGTTGATGATGAGGATAGAGAAAACGAGGGAGATTTGATAATGGCAGCACAAGCTGCAACTCCTGAGGCCATGGCTTTCATTGTAAAGCATGGAACAGGAATTGTTTGTGTGGCCATGAAAGGTGACGATCTGGAGAGGTTACAGATTCCACTTATGGTGAACGAAAAGGAGAACGAGGAGAAACTTTGTACCGCTTTTACTGTGACAGTG GATGCAAGAGAAGGTACAACCACGGGAGTCTCAGCTACTGATAGGGCAGCAACAGTATTGGCACTTGCATCAAGAGATTCAAAACCTTATGATTTTAAGCGGCCAGGCCATATATTTCCCCTCAAGTACAGGGAAGGTGGTGTTTTGAAGAGAGCTGGGCATACTGAAGCATCTGTCGATCTTGCAATGCTTGCTGGATTAGAACCGGTTGGTATCCTTTGTGAGGTAGTTGATGAAGACGGTTCCATGGCTAGGTTACCAAAACTTCGTGAGTTCGCCAAACaggaaaacttgaaaatcaTCTCCATTGCTGATTTAGTCAG ATTTAGGAGGAAGAGGGATAGATTAGTTGAACGTGCTGGGGATGCTGCTCGCATGCCGACTACATGGGGTCCATTTCAGGCATATTGCTACAGATCTATTTTGGATGGAATTGAGCATATTGCAATGGTTAAG GGTGATATTGGTGATGGACAAGATATCCTAGTGAGGGTACACTCGGAATGCCTCACTGGAGATATTTTTGGATCAGCTAGATGCGACTGTGGGAACCAGCTTGCTCTAGCGATGCAACTGATCGAGGCAGAAGGCAGGGGTGTCTTGGTTTACCTTCGTGGACATGAAGGACGGGGCATAGGTTTGGGCCACAAACTTCGTGCATATAACTTGCAAGACGCTGGGCGAGATACTGTCGAAGCCAACGAGGAACTAGGATTGCCCGTGGATTCTCGTGAATATGGCATAGGTGCACAG ATTCTAAGGGATCTTGGGGTGAGAACAATGAAACTAATGACAAACAACCCAACAAAGTACAAAGGCCTAAAGGGTTATGGCTTAGAAGTCTCAGGTAGAGTTCCCCTGATAACCCCAATTACAAAGGACAACAAGAGATACCTAGAGACGAAGCGTGCCAAAATGGGGCACGTCTACAACATGGATGTTGGTGGACGATTTAGAAATCTGATCGATGGGCATGAAATATCCAACGGTAGTTCAGCATCAAGTGATGCTGTGGCTTGA